A region of the Streptomyces durocortorensis genome:
GCGCGAGGTGCTGCGGCTGATCGCGCGCGGCTACGCGTACAAGGAGATCGCCAAGCAGCTGTTCATCTCGGTGAAGACGGTCGAGTCGCATGTCTCGGCGGTGCTCCGCAAGCTCCAGCTCTCCAACCGGCACGAGCTGACGAGGTGGGCGACGGCGCGACGCCTGGTCTGAGGCGCCGCTGCCTGTTACGGGCTTACGCCACCCGGGTCGCGCCCGCGAACGGCATCTGGTCGATGGGCGCGATGCGGACCGGGGCGCCGGGGCGCGGGGCGTGGATCATGCGGCCGCCGCCGATGTAGAGGCCGACATGGCTGATCCCGGAGTAGAAGAAGACCAGGTCGCCGGGGGCCAGCTGGGAGCGGGGCACTCGCTGTCCGGCGTTGATCTGGGTGTAGGTGGTCCGCGGCAGGCTGACGCCCGCCGCCTTCCACGCCGCCTGGGTCAGGCCCGAGCAGTCGAAGGCGTTCGGGCCGGTCGCGCCCCAGACGTACGGCTTGCCGATCGCGCCGTGGGCGAAGGCGATGGCCCGGGCGGCACGGGAGTTGGGTGCGGCGACGGAGGTGCGGGCGGTGGAGCGGTCGGCGTGGGCGGGGACGCCGCCGTGCCGGGCGTCGGCGGAACGTTCGTACGCGGCGCGCTCGTCCGCGGTCAGGGTGTCCAGGAGCCTGCGGGCGTCGGCCAGTTTGGTGCGGATCGCGGTGCGGTGTTCGTGCAGTTCGGCGCGGCGGGCGGCGAGCCGCTCGGCCTCCCGGTCGGCGCGGGCCTTCACCTGGGAGATCTGGGAGATCTGCCGCCGGATGCCGTTGAGCACACCCCGCCGGCGGTCGCCCGCCCGGTCGAGGAAGGCCGCACGCTCCAGGTAGGCGTCGGGGTCGGAGGAGAGCGCCAGCTGTACGGCCGGGTCGAGCGTTCCGCTGCGGTACTGGGCGGTCGCCAGCGAACCGAGCGCGTTGCGGGCGGTGTTGAGGCGGCCGGTGCGGCGGGCCGCCTCGTCGGTGAGGGCGTCCAGGCTGCGGGTGGCGGCAGCCGCCTTCTCCTTCGCCCCGTTGTACTTCTCGGTGGCGACCTCGGCGTCGTGGTACAGCCGGTCGACCTTGGCCCGGACCTGGGTGGCGGTGGGGGCCGCCGGTTCGGCGGGGGCGGCCCCGGCCCCGGTGACCGATCCGGCGGTTGCGGCCCCGGCGAGCGCCAGGGTGGCCGCGGTGCGGGCAGCAGGGCCGGTGAGCGGGCGCTGCTTGGGTTTTCGGTGAGCTGACCTGCGGTGCGCTGCCACGGGGGCGGCATCCTTCCTGTCGGCTGCCCGCCGGGGGATGCCGACGGGGTCCGGGATGGACGCTAATCCGGGCGCGGAGAAAAGAGTCGGCATGACAGCTATTGCCCTGATGTGACGTTTCTTCGTTCACGGATGATCAGGGCCATTCAAGATGATCAGGTTCAGTCCATCGGGATCACTCATGGGGAAGTACGCAAGGAAGGTTCGCCTCACTGAAAGGTGAAACCTTCGCCATGGCTAGGCTCCGGAGCCATGGACGTACTCATCAAGGTCTTCGTCGCCCTGCACATCATCGGCATCGCCTCCCTGCTGGGCGGTTTCCTGACGCAGATGAAGGCCATGGGGGCGGGCGCCGCCCGCTTCACCCCCGCCATGCTGCACGGCGCGCTGACCATGCTTGTCACCGGCATGGTTCTGGTCGGCCTCAACCAGGCAGACGACCAGGCCGTGAACAACGTCAAGATCGGCATCAAGCTCGCCCTGCTGGTCGTGATCCTCGCCCTGGTCTACGTCAAGCGGGACGACGAGACGGTCGACAAGGGCGCGTTCGCGGCGGTCGGCGGGCTGACTGCCGCCAACGTCTTCATCGCCACGATCTGGACCTGAGCCTGAGCATCCCCGCTCGAAACGAGCGCGCCCCTGGGCGGGATGCTGTGTCCATGCCCATACACATTCCCTTCAGACGTTCCGCCGCCGCCGCTGTCCTCGTCGCCGCCACACTGACGGCGTGCGGGACCCAACAGGGCGGCGAGGTGCGATCGGCCGCATCGGCCGCCGCGTCCTCCGCGAGCCCCCAGCCCTCCTTCAGCCCCCGGCCGCTGTGCGCGCGGTCGGACCGGACGCCCGAGGAGATTCCCGCCTCCTCCGCTCCCGCCCCGGACGAGGGCGGCGACCGCCAGGAGGCGGGTCAGGGCCACCCGGACATGCCCCCCAACTACGCCGACAACCACGCGTACCGCATGGCGGGGAAGCTGACCGAGGAGGCCCGCGCCCGGGGAGAGGCCTCGGCCGAGCTCATCCGGGGCGAGCTGGAACAGGCCATGCGGGAGGGCGACCTCAGCGACGAGCGGCTCAAAAAGGCGCTGAAGAACCTCGGCTGCGGCGAGGAGCACGGCGTCTACGTCGGCCACGGGTTCTACAGCGTCCACACGGGGAACGCCTGCGTCTCCGGAAACGCGTCGCAGGACGGGATCACGAGCAACGTGCACGGGGCCTACATCGAACCCCAGCCCGGAACGGGGCCCTGCGTCAGGAACCAGGGCGGTCACTGACCGGGCCGTCGGGACCGACAGGGGAGCCCGGGTGGTGGCGGCAGCTCCCGGCGCCCTGGCACCCCGGCTCCCGCACCCCGGCACCCCGGGCACCCGGCACCCCGCTTCCCCCTGCTACGCCGGGCGCACGCTCCCGTAGATCGGCATGTAGTAGATCGACTCCTCGCGCACGTTCGCACCCGGCTTCGGGGCGTGGATCATCATCCCGTCGCCCTTGTAGATGCCGACGTGGCTGATGTCGTCGTAGAAGAAGACCAGGTCACCGGGCTGGAGGTCGGAGGTGGCGACCCGGGTGCCGACCTTCACCTGGTCCCAGGTCGTCCGGGGCAGGTCCACGCCCGCCTCGCGCCACGCCGACTGCGTCAGCCCCGAGCAGTCGTACGAGGACGGGCCCGAGGCCCCCCACACGTACGGCTTCCCGATCTGGGCGCGCGCGAAGGCCAGCACCTTCTCCGCCTTGGCGGCGTAACCGCTGCCCGCGCCGGTGCCGGAGTCCGTACCCGTACCCGTACCGGAGCCCGCCCCCGTACCGCCGCCCGACTCCTTCGCGGCCTCCTCGCGGGCCTTCTCCTCGGCCTCGGCCCGCTGCTTCGCCTCGGCGGCCTGCTTGCGGGCCAGCTTCTCCGCCTTCTCCTTGGCCTCGGCCTCCTTCTTGCGCTCCAGCTCAGCCAGCCGCGCCTTCTCCTCGGCGGTCAGCCGGGAGAGCAGGGACCGGGCCTCGGTGAGCTTGGTCTGCACGTCCTTCTTGCTGGCGGCGAGCGTGGCCTGCGTCTCGGTAAGGGTCTCCAGGCTCTTCACCGCCTCCGCGCGCTTCTTCGCCGCCGAGGCCTGCTGCGTACGGAAGTCGACGACGGCCTTCTGCTGGCGTTCCGTCACCCGGCTCATCAGCTGGTTCTGGTCGAAGTACCCCTGCGGGTCGTCCGCCAGGAAGAACGTGGCCGTGGGCGCGATGCCGCCGCTGCGGTACTGCGCCGCCGCATACGCCCCCAGCGCCCGGCGCGCCTCGTTGATCTTCTCGGCCCGCTTCGCCACGTCGGAGAGCAGAGTGTCGACCTTCGTCTGCTGGGCCGCGGAGGCGGCCTTGGCCCGGTTGTACTCCTGGGTCGCGGAGCCCGCCTGCCGGTAGAGGGCGTCGACCTTCTTCTGGACTTCCTCGACGGCGGGCTTGGGCTCGGCGGGCGCGGCCGTCGCGCTCTGCGTGGAGAGCAGGGTGACGGAGGCCAGCGCGGCCGTCGTCAGCCCGACGGCGGGTGTGGCGGTGCGCACTTTCGCGCGCGGCTTGCGATGCGATGCCAAGACCGGCATCTCCTTCCGTGGACCGCCTACCGGGTTAGCTGTCGGGTTCGGACGGGAACGGAAGGCTGTCCTACGGTCCGGACGGGAGAGGTACGGACCGATTCACCCCGGTTCTGCGTGTGGGTCCCCGGTTCCGAACTGCCGCGAGGGCAGGCCGGATTCGGCGGAGGTGTCCGTCAGGCGCGGTTCGCCTCAGGGAGGTACGGATCACCTGACCGAGCACGCTAGCCAACCGGCCCCGCCGCTGGGAAGGACGATGAGCGATATGCCCGATACATTTTCGTGACCTTCGCGGATCAGGCGCCCCGCACCCCCTCCGACCGGGCACTCCTTCACGGAACGTGGACGTCCGCTGTCCGTGTGTGCCGGTGTGAACGGCCCCTTCCGGACTTCGGCGGAAGGTTGTCAGTACGGCCGCCTAGACTCGGGAGGCGATGAGCAGCCTCTTTGACGACAGCTTCCTGACCGGCCTCCAGCCCGCGGAGGACGGCCCTCCGCCGCCCCCCGAGGACCACGCACCCGAAGCGGTGCCGGAGGGACTCTTCGAGGGCGTCTTCGACGCGCCCCCGCCGCCCCGGGACGGGTATTACCGCGACGGTCACCCGCGCCCGGTGATCGACTCCGCCGCGCTGCTCGACGGGCTCAACACCGAACAGCGCGCCGCCGTCGTGCACGCCGGGTCCCCGCTGCTCATCGTCGCCGGGGCCGGCTCCGGCAAGACCCGGGTGCTCACCCACCGCATCGCCCATCTGCTGGCCGAGCGCGGGGTCCACCCCGGGCAGATCCTCGCGATCACTTTCACCAACAAGGCCGCGGGCGAGATGAAGGAGCGCGTCGAGCAGCTCGTCGGCCCGCGCGCCAACGCCATGTGGGTCATGACCTTCCACAGCGCGTGCGTCCGCATCCTGCGCCGCGAGTCCAAGAAGCTCGGCTTCACCTCGTCGTTCTCGATCTACGACGCCGCCGACTCCAAGCGCCTGATGGCCCTGGTCTGCCGCGACCTCGACCTGGACCCCAAGCGCTATCCGCCGAAGTCCTTCACCGCCAAGGTCTCCAACCTCAAGAACGAGCTCATCGACGAGGAGACCTTCGCCGGGCAGGCTGCCGATGGCTTCGAGAAGACCCTCGCCCAGGCGTACACGCTCTACCAGGCCCGTCTGCGCGAGGCCAACGCCCTGGACTTCGACGACATCATCATGACGACGGTCCACCTCCTCCAGGCCTTCCCGGATGTCGCCGAGCACTACCGCCGCCGCTTCCGTCACGTCCTGGTCGACGAGTACCAGGACACCAACCACGCCCAGTACACGCTGGTACGGGAGCTGGTCGGCCCGGCCGGGGAGCACGACGCCCCCGCAGAGCTGTGCGTGGTGGGCGACGCGGACCAGTCGATCTACGCCTTCCGGGGTGCGACCATCCGCAACATCCTCCAGTTCGAGGAGGACTACCCGGACGCGACGACGATCCTCCTGGAGCAGAACTACCGCTCCACGCAGACGATCCTCTCCGCCGCCAACGCGGTCATCGAGCGCAACGAGAGCCGCCGCCCCAAGAACCTCTGGACCAACGCCGGCAGCGGCGCCCGCATCACCGGCTATGTCGCGGACACCGAGCACGACGAGGCCCAGTTCGTCGCCGAGGAGATCGACCGCCTCACCGACAAGGGCGATGCCAAGGCGGGCGACGTCGCCGTGTTCTACCGGACCAACGCCCAGTCCCGTGTCTTCGAAGAGATCTTCATCCGCGTCGGCCTGCCCTACAAGGTCGTCGGCGGTGTGCGCTTCTACGAGCGCAAGGAGGTCCGGGACGTCCTGGCCTACCTCCGTGTCCTCGCCAACCCCGAGGACACCGTCCCGCTGCGCCGCATCCTCAACGTGCCCAAGCGCGGCATCGGCGACCGCGCCGAAGCGATGATCGACGCCCTCTCGCTGCGCGAGAAGATCTCCTTCCCGCAGGCGCTGCGCCGCGTCGACGAGGCCTACGGCATGGCCGCCCGCTCGGCCAACGCCGTCAAGCGGTTCAACACGCTGATGGAGGAGCTGCGCACGATCGTCGAGTCCGGCGCCGGCCCAGCCGTCGTGCTGGAAGCGGTCCTGGAGCGCACGGGCTATCTCGCCGAACTCCAGGCATCCACCGACCCGCAGGACGAGACCCGCATCGAGAACCTCCAGGAACTCGCCGCCGTCGCCCTCGAATTCGAGCAGGAGCGAGGCGAGACGGAGGGCGCGGGCAC
Encoded here:
- a CDS encoding C40 family peptidase is translated as MPVLASHRKPRAKVRTATPAVGLTTAALASVTLLSTQSATAAPAEPKPAVEEVQKKVDALYRQAGSATQEYNRAKAASAAQQTKVDTLLSDVAKRAEKINEARRALGAYAAAQYRSGGIAPTATFFLADDPQGYFDQNQLMSRVTERQQKAVVDFRTQQASAAKKRAEAVKSLETLTETQATLAASKKDVQTKLTEARSLLSRLTAEEKARLAELERKKEAEAKEKAEKLARKQAAEAKQRAEAEEKAREEAAKESGGGTGAGSGTGTGTDSGTGAGSGYAAKAEKVLAFARAQIGKPYVWGASGPSSYDCSGLTQSAWREAGVDLPRTTWDQVKVGTRVATSDLQPGDLVFFYDDISHVGIYKGDGMMIHAPKPGANVREESIYYMPIYGSVRPA
- the pcrA gene encoding DNA helicase PcrA; the encoded protein is MSSLFDDSFLTGLQPAEDGPPPPPEDHAPEAVPEGLFEGVFDAPPPPRDGYYRDGHPRPVIDSAALLDGLNTEQRAAVVHAGSPLLIVAGAGSGKTRVLTHRIAHLLAERGVHPGQILAITFTNKAAGEMKERVEQLVGPRANAMWVMTFHSACVRILRRESKKLGFTSSFSIYDAADSKRLMALVCRDLDLDPKRYPPKSFTAKVSNLKNELIDEETFAGQAADGFEKTLAQAYTLYQARLREANALDFDDIIMTTVHLLQAFPDVAEHYRRRFRHVLVDEYQDTNHAQYTLVRELVGPAGEHDAPAELCVVGDADQSIYAFRGATIRNILQFEEDYPDATTILLEQNYRSTQTILSAANAVIERNESRRPKNLWTNAGSGARITGYVADTEHDEAQFVAEEIDRLTDKGDAKAGDVAVFYRTNAQSRVFEEIFIRVGLPYKVVGGVRFYERKEVRDVLAYLRVLANPEDTVPLRRILNVPKRGIGDRAEAMIDALSLREKISFPQALRRVDEAYGMAARSANAVKRFNTLMEELRTIVESGAGPAVVLEAVLERTGYLAELQASTDPQDETRIENLQELAAVALEFEQERGETEGAGTLAEFLEKVALVADSDQIPDEDGDGSGVITLMTLHTAKGLEFPVVFLTGMEDGVFPHMRALGQTKELEEERRLAYVGITRARERLYLTRAAMRSAWGQPSYNPPSRFLEEIPDEHLDWKRKGPMAAPAGPTSGITSSLSSSRSRSGPSGFATRRGTEKPVVTLVVGDRVTHDQFGLGTVTAVEGVGDQAKATVDFGDERPKKLLLRYAPVEKL
- a CDS encoding C40 family peptidase, whose translation is MAAHRRSAHRKPKQRPLTGPAARTAATLALAGAATAGSVTGAGAAPAEPAAPTATQVRAKVDRLYHDAEVATEKYNGAKEKAAAATRSLDALTDEAARRTGRLNTARNALGSLATAQYRSGTLDPAVQLALSSDPDAYLERAAFLDRAGDRRRGVLNGIRRQISQISQVKARADREAERLAARRAELHEHRTAIRTKLADARRLLDTLTADERAAYERSADARHGGVPAHADRSTARTSVAAPNSRAARAIAFAHGAIGKPYVWGATGPNAFDCSGLTQAAWKAAGVSLPRTTYTQINAGQRVPRSQLAPGDLVFFYSGISHVGLYIGGGRMIHAPRPGAPVRIAPIDQMPFAGATRVA